TGTTATTGAAATTCCAAAAGGAACAGAATTAAACATTGGTAAAGTAGAAAAGTAAACTACTAAAGGGGGTACACTTCTTGCCGGAGGAGCAGATCAAGTTCTACTACCTCAAAATTGGGATGAAGACTGGATAAAAGAAACAAGGAAAGTGCCAAGTCGGTAGAGGGGATGGATATTGGATGGATTCGAAAAAAATCGTCATACAGATAAAGAAAGCTTTAATTCTCCTGGAGGACAAGTATAAGTCAGAACCAACTGATATGCTTAAGATGATAATTAAAAAATATAGAGAGGCATGCTATATCTTAGAAAATAATAAAGTGGATCGTCTTTCCAAAGAAATGATTAGTTTACGTGGGCTGAGTAGAGCATATTTAGAAGCGTATAGTGATTATCTTAATCCTGTTTTAGATGAAATGAATAAAGTAGAAAAAATGATAGATAGCACTAATTGAATTTTAGTTAGTTATGAAGCACTGGGAGCCTAGTGCTTTTGTCTTTAACGTTAAAAACAAAGCACCAAATCCATGTGGGATTATGTCTCTTCTGGGGACATCTTCAGCGATGCCAAACAATCCACCATAGACAAATTTCACTATGTCATGGATGGAGGAATTTGGAAGGACACAAAAGCACAGCCCGCTACCTTTTTTCCAAAAACGCCTGGAACGATGTGAAAAGCGGCTTATTCTCCACATGGGAATACACGAAGAACATCGGAAGCTACCTCTTCTCCAAACAAGCGGTCAAAGACGCCTATCAATATGTCACTTCGGGTGAGATCCTCATGGAGTACATGGAAGACTTTGGAGGCTTCGCGACAGGCGTCAACCCGGAAACCCAACAAAAAGTCTCCGGCATGGAACGAATCATCGCAGCCGGTAGCATCTTCAAACCGATTAAAGCCCTCGATAAAATGGATAAAGTCGGGAAAGCAGCGGATAAGGCGAAGATGTTGGCGAAGGTGGAGGATAAGAAGAAGCCTGGGGTGGTTGTGGCTTGTAAGGGTATAGGTAAATATGATTATGGATGGGATACGCCTCGTGGTGGCGGTGAGATAGGTGGAAGAAGATATTCAGAACACTCACTAGAAAGAATGGCACCTCATACTATCCAAGTTGGGGTTGAGTTAGAAAAAAGAGCCCTTGAAAAGGGATTAAAGCCAGGTGCTAAAGAATTTTAAAATTTTGTTGACCCAAGGGGTGTTCCACCTATGGTTGT
The nucleotide sequence above comes from Bacillus sp. KH172YL63. Encoded proteins:
- a CDS encoding pre-toxin TG domain-containing protein, whose product is MEGHKSTARYLFSKNAWNDVKSGLFSTWEYTKNIGSYLFSKQAVKDAYQYVTSGEILMEYMEDFGGFATGVNPETQQKVSGMERIIAAGSIFKPIKALDKMDKVGKAADKAKMLAKVEDKKKPGVVVACKGIGKYDYGWDTPRGGGEIGGRRYSEHSLERMAPHTIQVGVELEKRALEKGLKPGAKEF